One segment of Thermodesulfobacteriota bacterium DNA contains the following:
- the mce gene encoding methylmalonyl-CoA epimerase, translating into MKSGKTGSLYHVAIAVRNIAQVERLYQTALGLKVTHREVVEDQGVRSSMLEPEDGGTPIELLEPLSDASPISKFLEKRGEGIHHICFTVDNIELALKRLKEEGIQLIDESPRPGAYGARVAFIHPKAMNGVLIELAEMPES; encoded by the coding sequence ATGAAGAGTGGAAAAACGGGGAGTCTCTACCACGTAGCCATTGCGGTGAGAAACATTGCTCAAGTAGAAAGGCTCTATCAAACCGCATTGGGACTTAAGGTCACCCACAGGGAGGTAGTTGAAGACCAGGGGGTAAGGTCTTCCATGCTCGAACCAGAGGATGGAGGAACCCCGATAGAACTTCTAGAACCGCTAAGCGATGCCTCGCCTATTTCAAAGTTTCTGGAAAAGAGGGGTGAAGGAATTCATCATATTTGTTTTACTGTAGACAACATCGAATTAGCACTCAAAAGATTGAAAGAGGAAGGGATCCAGCTTATCGATGAATCTCCCCGTCCGGGAGCTTATGGTGCGAGAGTAGCCTTTATCCATCCGAAAGCCATGAACGGGGTTTTAATCGAGCTTGCCGAAATGCCTGAGAGTTAA
- a CDS encoding hotdog domain-containing protein, whose protein sequence is MKNKLEPGMFIEKRIETSPDMAASRFHESSPRVLSTPSLITFLQTTCADLMAPFLDEGEMAVSTRIEVNHFASTPIGMAITIRAEVKELDRNRIFFQVQAFDEMEEIASGYNDMYVINEERFERGIRRKLERTTKG, encoded by the coding sequence ATGAAGAATAAACTCGAGCCGGGGATGTTCATAGAAAAAAGGATCGAGACAAGCCCGGATATGGCCGCATCCCGTTTTCACGAAAGTTCGCCCAGAGTGCTTTCGACACCCTCACTGATCACCTTTCTCCAAACCACCTGCGCCGATTTAATGGCTCCTTTCCTGGATGAAGGAGAAATGGCGGTTAGCACCAGGATCGAAGTGAACCATTTTGCTTCAACCCCGATAGGCATGGCTATAACCATAAGGGCCGAAGTTAAAGAGCTAGACAGGAATAGAATTTTCTTCCAGGTTCAAGCCTTCGACGAGATGGAAGAAATCGCCTCGGGCTATAACGATATGTACGTAATCAACGAAGAGAGGTTTGAAAGAGGGATAAGAAGGAAACTGGAAAGAACTACTAAAGGATAA
- a CDS encoding ABC transporter ATP-binding protein yields the protein MKTVSVRFERVSKFYSEGGIRLNILDNISTEFPAGKITAILGKSGSGKSTLLNLISGIDSPSSGLVWVDNTPITRLSEYERTVFRRNHIGIIFQFFNLIPTLTVLENVTLPRELNGFSESDSKKKAMSLLKRVGLETRYKVFPDLLSGGEQQRVAIARALANDPDLLLADEPTGNLDIETGKQVMELLLELTRDEGKTMIVATHSVDIISLADEVYKIENCRLVKFSTQSEFLIARK from the coding sequence ATGAAGACCGTTAGCGTACGATTCGAACGAGTCAGCAAGTTTTATTCAGAAGGCGGCATACGCCTAAACATACTGGACAATATTTCGACGGAGTTCCCTGCCGGGAAAATTACCGCTATTCTCGGCAAAAGCGGCTCGGGCAAGAGCACCTTGCTCAACCTCATAAGCGGAATAGATAGTCCGAGTAGCGGCTTGGTCTGGGTCGATAATACCCCGATCACCCGCCTTTCCGAGTATGAACGCACCGTTTTTCGGCGTAATCATATAGGAATCATCTTTCAATTCTTCAATTTAATTCCCACCCTGACCGTGCTGGAGAACGTGACCCTACCCCGGGAGCTAAACGGATTTAGCGAAAGCGATTCTAAGAAAAAAGCGATGAGCCTCTTAAAAAGGGTTGGCCTGGAGACCCGCTATAAGGTTTTTCCGGACCTCCTTTCCGGGGGCGAACAGCAACGGGTAGCAATCGCCCGGGCGCTGGCCAATGACCCTGACCTATTGTTAGCCGATGAACCGACCGGCAATCTAGACATAGAGACCGGGAAACAGGTGATGGAACTCCTGCTGGAATTGACCCGAGACGAGGGTAAGACAATGATAGTGGCCACGCACAGTGTAGATATAATTTCCCTTGCCGACGAGGTGTATAAAATTGAGAACTGCCGACTGGTAAAATTCTCTACGCAAAGTGAGTTTTTAATTGCCAGGAAATAA
- a CDS encoding lipocalin-like domain-containing protein, with amino-acid sequence MKFLLSVLFILAAIVTGLVYITRPQHQHGFGASVVDTLSNEDNASGFARADRVREFVFPDDAGPHPQFQTEWWYYTGNLTDESGRHFGFQLTFFRRALSPDGNKRLSKWATNQVYFAHFAVSDVKNRAFYPSERWSRGVIGLAGAEGNPYRVWVEDWSATAEGKSVRLRAKNDSAEIDLILTPKKPTILHGDNGLSKKSAEPGNASYYYSETRLHTKGTITVKGETLVVAGFSWLDREWSTSALSKEQAGWDWFSLQLSDNREVMLYQIRLKNGGIDPYSSGSLIESDGAVRHLGVDDFSIKVLDNWKSPNSGAIYPSKWRIKIPRYNIDLTVTPHQSNQELSLTFTYWEGAVKVEGEDIFGNGYVELTGYANPNQADSVSNRKEKIK; translated from the coding sequence ATGAAGTTTCTCTTATCAGTTCTATTTATACTGGCGGCAATTGTAACCGGATTGGTCTACATTACCCGTCCGCAACACCAGCATGGATTCGGAGCAAGCGTCGTCGATACACTCTCTAATGAAGACAACGCTTCCGGATTCGCCCGGGCCGACCGGGTTAGAGAATTTGTTTTCCCCGATGACGCCGGGCCTCATCCTCAATTCCAGACGGAATGGTGGTACTATACCGGCAACCTGACCGATGAAAGCGGGCGCCATTTTGGGTTTCAGCTCACCTTCTTCAGGAGGGCGCTAAGCCCGGACGGAAATAAACGTTTATCCAAATGGGCCACGAACCAGGTTTATTTCGCCCACTTTGCCGTGAGCGACGTTAAAAACCGTGCCTTTTATCCGAGCGAAAGATGGAGCCGGGGCGTAATAGGGCTGGCCGGAGCCGAGGGCAATCCATACCGGGTCTGGGTCGAAGACTGGTCGGCCACTGCCGAGGGGAAATCCGTTCGCCTTCGAGCCAAAAACGATTCAGCAGAAATAGACCTGATACTCACGCCAAAGAAGCCAACTATACTTCATGGGGACAACGGTCTTAGTAAGAAAAGCGCCGAGCCGGGAAACGCCTCCTATTACTATTCAGAAACACGCCTCCATACTAAGGGAACCATCACGGTCAAGGGAGAGACACTCGTGGTAGCCGGTTTTAGCTGGCTTGACCGCGAATGGAGCACGAGCGCGCTCAGCAAGGAACAAGCCGGCTGGGACTGGTTTTCGCTTCAACTGAGCGATAACCGGGAGGTCATGCTCTACCAGATACGCCTTAAGAACGGCGGTATCGACCCCTACTCTTCGGGAAGCTTAATCGAGAGTGACGGCGCTGTACGCCATCTTGGTGTTGATGATTTCAGTATAAAAGTACTCGATAACTGGAAGAGTCCCAATAGCGGTGCTATATACCCTTCAAAATGGCGAATAAAAATCCCCAGGTATAACATAGACCTCACCGTTACCCCGCATCAGTCCAATCAGGAACTCTCACTTACTTTCACCTACTGGGAGGGCGCAGTTAAGGTTGAAGGAGAGGACATCTTCGGAAACGGCTACGTGGAACTTACCGGATACGCTAATCCCAACCAAGCAGACTCAGTTTCCAATAGGAAAGAGAAGATTAAATAG
- a CDS encoding FtsX-like permease family protein: MKPILLRIGLRYLNQNPLQTVLLIISVAIGVAVIVAVDLANESASRSFQISAESITGRSTHRITGGPSGLDEDLYRRLRLELGLEKTAPVVEDYVTVIELNQRPMKLLGLDPFAEAPFRNYVANTDEALPVETLNIILTRPNSVLLSEDLARSTGMTTGSKLTLEHGSRNIEVFIAGLLQPDDRISRQALSGIIITDISTAQETLDQIGRLSYIDLLIDATSNSEKTEIEQIRRILPPGASVDLSESRTAVIEEIKSAFEFNLFALSLLSLVVAAFLIYNTVVFSVIKRRPVLGELRALGVTKWQIFGMIISETLILGALGTLLGLGLGIILGKGLIQLVSQTINDLYFTLTVTGFSLSPLSFIKGAFIGVSASFVAGLIPAWEASNVVPVSVLRRSEIENRVSRVLPGVSIGGLTLCFLGFLALFLSTRSVEISFFGLLSVLLGAAFLVPVSTSLLLRLLTPLSAKFAGVIGLMALRNIIRSQSRTGVAIAALMVSVSVIISVDIMIGSFRNTVAAWLDNTLTADIFVSAPSTGIGSKEGFDPSIGQDISKLPGILGIATARRVQIITPRYGPVNLVAVSDNISRNRRFIWAKGNVSNIWNEVEKGAVLVSEPFAYRNQISAKPDTTIELPTDKGPQLFEIAGIYYDYASPGGIVMMSDSTYRRFWNDNQITSIAAFVAPGQNLDSIIQSLQESFAGRHSLLVQSNQALRLSALDVFDRTFITTTALRLLVGIVAFIGVFSTLMALQLERAREIAVLRANGMSISQVWRMVILETGLIGFTSGLIALPVGTVLALILVHVINVRSFGWTIEFILRGEYFFAALAIAITAAVLAGIYPAIRFGRTEIASALRME, translated from the coding sequence ATGAAACCTATATTGCTTCGTATTGGATTACGCTACTTAAACCAAAATCCCTTGCAGACGGTTTTGCTCATCATCAGTGTAGCCATCGGAGTAGCTGTCATAGTAGCAGTTGACCTGGCCAATGAGAGCGCCTCCCGTTCCTTCCAAATCTCCGCCGAGAGCATAACCGGCAGGTCCACTCACCGGATTACCGGCGGGCCTTCCGGTCTTGATGAGGATCTCTATAGACGTCTCCGACTGGAACTGGGTTTGGAGAAAACAGCCCCGGTAGTCGAGGACTATGTCACTGTTATCGAACTAAACCAACGTCCGATGAAGTTGCTGGGCTTAGACCCATTTGCCGAGGCTCCCTTCAGAAACTATGTTGCTAATACCGATGAAGCCTTGCCCGTTGAAACCTTAAATATCATCCTCACCCGGCCTAATTCAGTGCTTTTATCCGAAGACCTAGCCCGCTCTACCGGTATGACAACGGGCAGCAAGTTAACTCTGGAGCACGGCTCGCGCAATATCGAAGTGTTCATAGCCGGGCTATTACAACCGGATGACCGAATAAGCCGCCAGGCTCTAAGCGGGATTATTATTACCGATATATCTACGGCGCAAGAGACCCTCGATCAAATAGGCCGACTAAGCTATATCGACCTCCTCATAGATGCCACTTCAAATTCCGAAAAGACCGAAATCGAACAAATTCGCCGGATCTTGCCGCCGGGCGCGAGTGTTGATCTTTCAGAGAGCCGTACCGCAGTCATCGAGGAGATAAAGAGCGCTTTTGAATTTAACCTTTTTGCTCTGAGCCTTTTATCTCTCGTAGTCGCAGCCTTCCTGATTTATAACACCGTTGTTTTCTCGGTAATCAAGCGCCGCCCCGTGCTAGGGGAGCTTCGCGCCCTGGGCGTCACCAAGTGGCAAATATTCGGCATGATAATATCCGAGACTTTAATACTAGGCGCTTTAGGAACATTACTTGGCTTAGGTTTGGGAATAATCTTGGGAAAAGGATTGATTCAACTCGTCTCTCAAACCATAAATGACCTTTACTTCACCCTTACCGTAACCGGTTTCAGCCTGTCACCCTTGAGCTTCATAAAAGGAGCCTTCATCGGCGTCAGCGCATCCTTCGTTGCCGGGCTTATACCGGCGTGGGAAGCCAGCAATGTAGTGCCTGTTAGCGTTCTCCGGCGCTCCGAAATCGAGAATCGGGTCAGCCGTGTTTTACCCGGAGTGAGTATCGGGGGTCTCACACTTTGCTTTTTGGGATTCTTAGCCCTCTTTTTGTCCACTCGCAGTGTAGAAATAAGCTTCTTCGGGCTACTGTCCGTCCTACTCGGAGCCGCCTTTCTGGTGCCGGTCTCGACAAGCCTTTTGCTAAGACTGTTAACCCCCCTTTCCGCTAAGTTCGCCGGAGTTATCGGACTCATGGCTCTGCGGAACATTATCCGCTCTCAGAGCCGCACTGGGGTAGCCATTGCCGCACTCATGGTCTCCGTTTCCGTCATTATCAGTGTGGACATCATGATAGGCAGTTTTCGTAACACCGTAGCCGCCTGGCTCGATAACACCCTCACCGCCGACATCTTTGTCTCCGCACCCTCTACCGGTATCGGCAGCAAAGAGGGCTTTGATCCTTCGATAGGACAGGATATAAGCAAGCTCCCGGGCATTCTGGGCATCGCTACAGCACGAAGGGTGCAAATCATTACACCTCGATACGGCCCGGTTAACTTGGTTGCAGTCAGCGACAACATCTCTAGGAATCGCCGGTTTATCTGGGCCAAGGGAAACGTCAGCAACATTTGGAATGAAGTAGAGAAGGGAGCAGTACTGGTCTCCGAGCCCTTTGCCTACCGCAATCAGATTTCGGCAAAACCGGACACCACCATAGAATTACCGACCGATAAGGGGCCCCAACTTTTTGAGATTGCCGGCATATACTACGACTACGCCTCCCCGGGTGGGATAGTAATGATGTCAGATTCGACCTACCGAAGATTCTGGAACGATAATCAAATCACATCTATCGCCGCTTTTGTTGCTCCTGGCCAGAATTTAGACTCCATTATACAGAGCCTACAAGAGAGCTTCGCCGGCCGTCACAGCCTGCTCGTACAATCGAACCAAGCCCTTCGCCTCTCGGCACTCGATGTCTTCGACCGTACCTTCATCACCACCACCGCGCTAAGGCTTCTAGTGGGGATAGTCGCATTCATCGGGGTCTTCAGCACCCTGATGGCACTGCAATTAGAGAGAGCGAGAGAAATCGCGGTGCTCCGCGCAAACGGAATGAGCATTTCTCAGGTCTGGCGTATGGTCATCCTAGAGACCGGCCTGATCGGCTTTACCTCAGGACTTATCGCATTGCCAGTGGGAACAGTTCTTGCTCTTATCCTGGTTCACGTAATAAATGTTCGCTCATTCGGATGGACCATCGAGTTTATACTGCGCGGAGAATACTTCTTTGCCGCTCTGGCCATAGCCATAACCGCGGCTGTCCTGGCCGGAATATATCCGGCCATTCGTTTTGGGCGGACCGAGATTGCATCCGCATTGCGGATGGAGTGA
- a CDS encoding isocitrate/isopropylmalate dehydrogenase family protein: MKSHHDVQRITLIPGDGIGPEVTDAAMKIIEASGAKIEWEIAPAGAETVDKYKAIVPDMTFESIKKNKVALKGPIGTPVAGGFKSVNVTIRKTLDLYANLRPVRSFPGVKSKYEGIDIVVVRENTEDLYSGLEYEIAPGVVETLKVITEKASLRIANFAFRFAKKRGRKKVTVLHKANIMKLSDGLFLNCVRKVASDYPGIKYEEMIIDNACMQLILDPNRFDVILTENLYGDIVSEICAGLVGGLGFAPGANIGDECAVFEAAHGSAPDIAGKNLANPIAITLSAALLLKYIGKGREARSIENAISRVLIKGEVLTRDMGGHATTTEMRDAIIEELKR; this comes from the coding sequence ATGAAGTCGCATCATGATGTACAAAGGATTACCCTAATACCCGGAGACGGTATAGGCCCGGAGGTTACCGATGCTGCGATGAAAATCATAGAGGCGTCCGGGGCCAAGATAGAATGGGAGATAGCACCCGCTGGTGCTGAAACCGTGGATAAATATAAAGCCATCGTTCCGGATATGACGTTTGAGTCGATTAAGAAGAATAAGGTGGCTCTAAAGGGGCCTATAGGCACTCCGGTTGCCGGCGGGTTCAAGAGCGTAAACGTGACCATAAGAAAGACGCTCGACCTTTATGCCAATTTGAGGCCGGTAAGAAGCTTTCCCGGTGTTAAATCAAAATACGAGGGGATTGATATCGTAGTGGTGAGAGAAAATACGGAGGACCTGTATTCGGGGCTGGAGTATGAGATTGCTCCGGGGGTGGTCGAGACCCTCAAGGTCATAACCGAAAAGGCATCTCTCCGGATTGCCAACTTCGCCTTCCGGTTTGCCAAAAAACGGGGGCGAAAAAAGGTTACCGTGCTTCATAAGGCGAATATTATGAAGCTAAGCGACGGGCTATTCCTTAATTGCGTGAGAAAGGTAGCCAGTGATTATCCCGGGATCAAGTATGAGGAGATGATAATCGATAATGCGTGTATGCAGCTTATTTTGGATCCTAATCGTTTTGATGTCATCCTCACCGAAAATCTGTATGGGGATATAGTCTCCGAAATATGTGCCGGTTTGGTCGGGGGACTGGGATTTGCCCCAGGAGCAAATATAGGGGATGAGTGTGCTGTTTTCGAGGCAGCCCACGGAAGCGCGCCGGACATTGCCGGGAAAAACCTGGCCAATCCCATTGCTATAACACTTTCCGCGGCTCTTCTCCTTAAATACATCGGCAAAGGCAGGGAAGCCAGGTCGATAGAAAACGCCATATCCAGGGTATTGATTAAAGGAGAGGTTCTCACCAGGGATATGGGCGGGCACGCGACCACTACCGAAATGAGGGATGCGATTATCGAAGAGTTAAAGCGCTAA
- a CDS encoding putative Ig domain-containing protein: protein MNRIVISLIPILLILSLSCSGGESKKNTGRAKSDDTQENNVAEVEGAKTEAGQADFGKNQPPQIKSIRIASASESDPRAGFRVDVEAQDPDGDEVSLRYQWKKNEEDIVGAVEEVLPWQEDFKKGDYISVEIVPFDGEDEGIWRSEEGFTIPNSPPKIISQPEARMEGGKFTYQVRAEDPDGDPIEFALKNAPGGMSIEPASGLVTWEFGEKDIGEHRIEVIASDSEGAKDIQILTLNIPSETP, encoded by the coding sequence ATGAATAGGATTGTTATCAGTCTTATTCCCATTTTATTGATTCTGTCCCTATCTTGTAGCGGCGGCGAAAGTAAAAAAAATACCGGAAGAGCAAAATCAGACGACACTCAAGAAAATAACGTTGCCGAGGTAGAAGGCGCCAAGACTGAGGCCGGTCAGGCCGACTTTGGGAAGAACCAACCCCCTCAGATAAAATCGATAAGAATCGCCAGCGCCTCCGAGAGCGACCCTAGGGCCGGATTCCGGGTAGATGTTGAGGCACAAGACCCGGATGGAGATGAAGTGAGCCTCCGGTATCAGTGGAAAAAGAACGAGGAAGACATAGTAGGAGCAGTGGAAGAGGTGCTTCCCTGGCAAGAGGATTTTAAAAAAGGGGATTACATATCGGTGGAGATAGTTCCATTTGACGGAGAAGATGAAGGAATTTGGAGGAGCGAAGAGGGGTTTACCATCCCTAACTCCCCGCCTAAGATTATCTCTCAGCCGGAAGCAAGGATGGAAGGCGGGAAGTTCACCTATCAGGTGAGAGCGGAAGACCCGGATGGCGACCCGATTGAATTTGCGCTCAAGAATGCCCCAGGGGGAATGAGCATAGAGCCGGCAAGCGGACTTGTAACCTGGGAATTCGGGGAGAAAGACATCGGGGAGCACCGGATTGAAGTCATAGCCTCCGATTCTGAAGGAGCCAAAGACATACAAATTCTCACCTTGAACATCCCTTCCGAAACCCCCTAG
- the rpsU gene encoding 30S ribosomal protein S21, with amino-acid sequence MAEVIVGKNESLDNALKRFKRLVQKEGILSEIKKRDHYEKPSEKRKKRVRAAIIRQQKNSGRRRDE; translated from the coding sequence ATGGCCGAAGTAATAGTCGGAAAAAATGAAAGCCTGGACAACGCACTCAAGAGATTCAAGAGGCTCGTCCAAAAAGAGGGAATACTCTCGGAAATCAAGAAAAGAGACCACTATGAAAAGCCCAGCGAGAAGAGAAAGAAAAGGGTACGAGCGGCAATAATAAGACAACAAAAGAATTCTGGCAGAAGAAGAGATGAATAG